Genomic window (Desulfobacteraceae bacterium):
CATGGCCGCCCGGGCCCAAGCCAATTTTCAGACCGCCGACCTGGCTGCCGCCATCGAACTGCGCCAGGGCGATGCCCTAGGCGTCATCCAGCGCTTGAGCGGCCCCTATGACCTGGTCTTCATGGATATCGACAAATCGGTCTACCAGTCGGCCCTGCCCGACTGCCGGCGCCTGCTGCGCCCCGGCGGCCTGCTGGTCGCCGACAACACCGCTTTCCGCGACGCCGACGGCTTCAACCGCGCCGTCGCCGCCGATCCCGGTTGGCGCGCGCTGCATCTGTATGCCTTCCTGCCGGGACATTCCCCGGAAAAAGACGCCCTGACGCTGGCCCTGCGGCTCTGAAGCCGGCCTGCCCAAAAGGCCCCGGGGCCCAAAACAGAACGGGTGGCCCACAGCGGGCCACCCATCAGGAGAGGGAGGATGAGAATGGTAAAGTCCTTGTCAACGGGCTTTACCAGACAGTTATGAATACCATCGGACAAAGAGGCCAAAAACCTTACGACGATTTTTTCGAAAAGTGCCCCCGCCGGACCCGCTCCGGCTGCCCGCGATGATTTTGAAAACCAAACGGCCTCCCACCCCAAACGCCCCGGGCGGCTGCCGAACCGCGCTGCAAGCGTCGGAAACCACAGCCTTCGACCCCTTTGCAGACCGCTGCGCACGCGATCTGCGCAACAGCCTTGCGAAGGCGCTGGCGAAAGCTCTGGCAAGCGGCCGGCCGGATGGCTATCGTCAACTGGCGCGGCGCTGGCGGGCCGGGGGCCTTTCCACCGGCTGCCTGCGCTACCTCGAGGAGCGGCTGGGGCGCTACGAGCAGGCCATGGCGGCCTGCCAGGCGCTCCCCGACCGATCCCCCCTGATGACCGCCCGGGTGCTCTGGAATTTGGGCCTCTTCTTCGAAGTCCACGAAGTCGTGGAGGAAATTTGGCACACGGCCATAGGCGGCCGCCGCGAAGCCCTCAAGGGGCTGGTCCAGGCCGCCGGGGTTTTTGTGCACCGCGAGGCCGGCCGGAACGCGCCTGCCGCACGCCTGGCGACCCGGGCATCCCAACGGCTGGCGCGCTGGGGCCGATACCTCCCCGAAATCGGCAACCTGGAAGAGCTGCTGACGGTCCTGGCGGCCTACCCCGCCTCCCCCTGCCGCCTGCAGCCGGCAGCTGCAGGCGGCGGCCGCGGGGCCGGCCCGAATGTTCAGCAAAAGTTTGATCGGGGTTGACTCGCGCAGGACTTCGGGTCATAAAGGGCACATTGTGCTGCGCGCGGGTATTCAATCATCGCCGGCGTCCGCGGCCGGCGGCCCGCCCAATGCGAGGTTGCAGCGACCGGTAGAAGCCGACCGGGTTTTTTTGCGAGCCATCGGCGGGCGAAAAGGGAGTACCGGCGTGAACGCAGCCGGCCGGGGGCGTTTCAGGGGGCCGGTTAGATTGGGGCCAACGGGCCGCAGTGCCGGCGCAGCCCAGGGAAGAAAGCGAAATGGCTGATTTAGGGGGCAAAACGATTGTCATCACGGGCGCCAGCCGCGGCATCGGCCGGGCCATGGCGCTCAGATTCGCCCGGGACGGGGCCAATGTCGTGGTTGCCGCCAAATCGGTCAAGCCCCACCCCAAACTGGCCGGAACCCTGGCGGAAACCGCTGCGGCGGTGGAGCAGGCGGGGGGCCACGCCCTGGCGGTCAAGACCGATGTGCGCGACGAGGATCAGGTCGAGGCGATGGTGGCGGCGGCCGTTGCGACTTTCGGTGGGATCGACGCCCTGGTCAACAATGCCGGGGCCATCAGCCTGACGACGGTGGCGAACACTCCGCCCAAACGCTACGACCTGATGCAGCAGATCAACGCGCGCGCCGTATTCATCTGCTCCCGGGCCGTTCTGCCGCACCTGAAGCAATCCGAGAATCCGCACATCCTCAGCCTCTGCCCGCCGATCAGCCTGGCGCCGCGCTGGCTGAGGGATCACGCCCCCTACACGCTTTCCAAGTACGGCATGACATTACTCAGCATGGGCATGGCGGAGGAATTCAGAGCCTTCGGGATCGCCGTCAACTGTCTGTGGCCGCGAACGATCATCGCCACCGCCGCCATCGAATTTGCCGTGGGGGACCGCAACACCCTGAGGTACTGCCGCAAGCCCGCCATCATGGCCGATGCGGCCCACGCCGTTCTTACCTCCCGCGCCCGGGAGCTGACCGGTCGGTGCCTGATCGATGAAGCTTTATTGCGGGATCGCGGGGTAGCGGATTTCAGCGTTTACGCTAACGATCCCCACATGGCGGGTCAGCCGCAACTCGACCTGTTCATTGCCGATTGACGTTCGTGCGGGTCATCGTCCGCATCGCCGGCCCGCGGGCGCCCTCCCGCCACCACCGAAGCGGGACCCCGGGCCGCCCGACCCGCAACCAAATTGATAGACCGGTAAAAATTCAAAAACCAGACGGTTTAGCAAAAAGGTCAAGTTCAAGGCGCGCAAATCTCGAGGAGTGAGGCGTACTGATGTACGCCGCAGCGACTTCGAGATGCAGCGCAACGCAGAAATTGAACTTTTTGCGGAACCGTCAAAATTGAAACCGAGACCGATCTCATTCCGATCCCTTCCCGCCGCCTGCGCCCCGCGGCGAAGGAAGGGCCAGCGGAGCTTGAAACCCATTGGAGTTATGAATTATGACAGCGGAAGCTGATTCCCATGACGAAAAACCCCGTGCCCCAAAACCCGATTTTCTGACCCCCACCCGCTTTGACCAACTCGACATCCCGCCCCCGCTTCAGGCCGGTCTGGAAAGCGCCGGCTACACCCGCTGCACCCCCATCCAGGCCCAGGTCCTGCCGGTCTCCTTGGCCGGCCGCGACGTGGCCGGCCAGGCGCAGACCGGAACCGGCAAAACCGCCGCTTTTCTCGTGACGGTGATGACCCGGATGATGACCTTTGAACGCAAACACCCCGACCTGCCGGCCGCCCTGGTCGTGGCCCCGACCCGTGAACTGGCCCTTCAGATCCACGAGGACGCCGAGATGCTGAATCGGGAGACCCACTACCGGATCCTCTCGGTGGTGGGGGGCATGGAATATCGCGAGCAGGCCGAGGCCCTGAAGAAAGGGGTGGACATCGTCATCTGCACTCCAGGCCGGATCATCGACTACCTCAAGCAGGGGGTGTTTCAACCCAAGGACATCCGGATCGTGGTCATCGACGAGGCCGACCGGCTCTTTGACCTCGGCTTCACCCAGGACATGCGCTACATTTTGCGCAAGCTGCCCCACTACGAGAAACGCCAGTCGATGCTCTTTTCCGCCACCCTCTCCTACCGGGTGATGGAGCTGACCTACGAGTACATGAACCAGCCGGAATTTATCGCCATCACTCCCGATATGAAGACCGTCGAGGGAATCCAGCAGTCCCTTTTCCACGTCGGCAAGGAGAGCAAGCTCTCGCTTTTGTTGGGGCTCCTGGCGCGTGAAGCCTGGGAACGGGTGCTGATCTTCGTCAACACCAAGTCGGGGGTCGAATGGCTGGCCTGGAAGCTTCAGGGCAACGGGCTGCCGGCCGAGGGCATCACCGGCGACATCCACCAGCGCAAGCGCCTGCGCCTGATGGAGGAGTTCCGGGACGGCCGCATCAAGATCCTGGTGGCCACCGATGTGGCCTCGCGCGGGATCCACGTGGAGGACATCACCCACGTCATCAACTACGACCTGCCCCAGGACCCCGAAAATTACGTCCACCGCATCGGCCGCACCGCCCGCGCCGGCAAGACCGGGGTCGCCCTCTCCCTGGCCTGCGAGGATTATGTCCTGCACCTGGAGCCCATCGAACAGATGCTGGGCAACGCGATCCCGGTGGTGTGGCCCGAGGACGACTGGTTTGTCAAAGATCAGGCCGGTCCCCGGCCGGCCCGCAAACGGCCGCGGGAAAAGCGCGACGGGCGGGGCCGACCGGCCGCCAGGGGGCCGCGGCGCGCCGCCCCGCGAAAAATAAAAAACGGCGGCCCGGCGGTTGAAGCCGAAGCCGCCAAAGGCGATCCGGCCGAGGGCCGTACGCCTGCCGCCGCGAGATCCAACGGCAGGCCGATGCGCAAAGGGCGGCGTGAAATGGAGGCCACAGGGGTTTTCAAATTCGGTCTGACCATCGCCAAGACCGACGCCCCCGCCGCGGCCGAAACCCCGTCCGAAGAGGCTGCGACCGAGCCCAAAGGCGCCAAGCCGGCCAAAAAACACCGCCCGCGGCGGCGGCGTCGCAAAAAGAGCCCAGCGGCGGCTACTCCCGCGCCAGAGCCGCAAGCAGAAGCGGAATAAACTTCGTGTTGGCCCGGGGAAAGGGGTACGCGTCGATCTCGTTCGGCCTTACCCAGCGATAGTCCGCCGGGCCGTTGAGGCGCACCTCGCCGGCCACGAAGCGGCAGGTGAAAACGTCCATGCGGATCCGAAAATGGGTGTAGGCGTGCCGCACCCGGGTCAAAAGGCCCAGGACCTGCACCTGGAGGTTGACCTCCTCGGCGATCTCCCGGACGCACGCCTCGGCGGCAGGCTCCCCGGGCTTGACCTTGCCGCCGGGAAACTCCCACAGCCCCCCCAGCAAGCCCTCGGATTTGCGGCGGGTGATCAGCAGGCGGTCCTCGCGGCGCACCACCCCCACGGCGATGTGGTAAAGCGGCACGGCGCGTGGCTGCCGGCGCTTGGGATATTCGGCCACCCGCCCGCTCTGAAATGCGGTGCAGGCCGTTGCCAGCGGGCAGCCGCCGCAGTCCGGCT
Coding sequences:
- a CDS encoding O-methyltransferase, which gives rise to MCAAPMIPSPEAYFGRLLPARDPLLQHLEQEAQREKIPIVGPVVGELLYLLATLGQARQVLELGTATGYSALFLARACKPLGGRVLTVEGDPHMAARAQANFQTADLAAAIELRQGDALGVIQRLSGPYDLVFMDIDKSVYQSALPDCRRLLRPGGLLVADNTAFRDADGFNRAVAADPGWRALHLYAFLPGHSPEKDALTLALRL
- a CDS encoding DUF309 domain-containing protein, encoding MILKTKRPPTPNAPGGCRTALQASETTAFDPFADRCARDLRNSLAKALAKALASGRPDGYRQLARRWRAGGLSTGCLRYLEERLGRYEQAMAACQALPDRSPLMTARVLWNLGLFFEVHEVVEEIWHTAIGGRREALKGLVQAAGVFVHREAGRNAPAARLATRASQRLARWGRYLPEIGNLEELLTVLAAYPASPCRLQPAAAGGGRGAGPNVQQKFDRG
- a CDS encoding NAD(P)-dependent oxidoreductase, whose translation is MADLGGKTIVITGASRGIGRAMALRFARDGANVVVAAKSVKPHPKLAGTLAETAAAVEQAGGHALAVKTDVRDEDQVEAMVAAAVATFGGIDALVNNAGAISLTTVANTPPKRYDLMQQINARAVFICSRAVLPHLKQSENPHILSLCPPISLAPRWLRDHAPYTLSKYGMTLLSMGMAEEFRAFGIAVNCLWPRTIIATAAIEFAVGDRNTLRYCRKPAIMADAAHAVLTSRARELTGRCLIDEALLRDRGVADFSVYANDPHMAGQPQLDLFIAD
- a CDS encoding DEAD/DEAH box helicase, whose product is MTAEADSHDEKPRAPKPDFLTPTRFDQLDIPPPLQAGLESAGYTRCTPIQAQVLPVSLAGRDVAGQAQTGTGKTAAFLVTVMTRMMTFERKHPDLPAALVVAPTRELALQIHEDAEMLNRETHYRILSVVGGMEYREQAEALKKGVDIVICTPGRIIDYLKQGVFQPKDIRIVVIDEADRLFDLGFTQDMRYILRKLPHYEKRQSMLFSATLSYRVMELTYEYMNQPEFIAITPDMKTVEGIQQSLFHVGKESKLSLLLGLLAREAWERVLIFVNTKSGVEWLAWKLQGNGLPAEGITGDIHQRKRLRLMEEFRDGRIKILVATDVASRGIHVEDITHVINYDLPQDPENYVHRIGRTARAGKTGVALSLACEDYVLHLEPIEQMLGNAIPVVWPEDDWFVKDQAGPRPARKRPREKRDGRGRPAARGPRRAAPRKIKNGGPAVEAEAAKGDPAEGRTPAAARSNGRPMRKGRREMEATGVFKFGLTIAKTDAPAAAETPSEEAATEPKGAKPAKKHRPRRRRRKKSPAAATPAPEPQAEAE